From the genome of Opisthocomus hoazin isolate bOpiHoa1 chromosome 8, bOpiHoa1.hap1, whole genome shotgun sequence, one region includes:
- the MIURF gene encoding mitochondrial ribosome and complex I assembly factor AltMIEF1, with the protein MAAWSREAVLTLYRALLRQGRQLRYTDRDFYLASVRREFRRNRGLQRLEDRERQLEKGEAFLRSGLGGLV; encoded by the coding sequence ATGGCAGCGTGGTCCCGGGAGGCTGTGCTGACCCTCTACCGGGCTCTGCTACGCCAGGGCCGCCAGCTGCGCTACACCGACCGGGACTTCTACCTCGCTTCCGTCCGCCGCGAGTTCCGCAGGAACCGGGGGCTGCAGCGGCTGGAGGACAGggaaagacagctggagaagggGGAGGCTTTCCTGCGGAGCGGGCTTGGGGGCCTGGTTTAG